GATCTCGCGTCTCGTCGAGCCGCGAAGGAACTTCGCCTCGCCCGTACAGAACGGCGGGAAGTTATAGTGGAGGTAGAAACGCTTGTCATTCGTGTCAAACACCTGATCGACAGGCTGCACGTCCTTTTTGGTTCCAAGCGTAACCGACGCAAGTACCTGCGTTTCTCCACGCGTGAAGATCGCTGAGCCATGTACGCGAGGGAGATATCCAACCTCGGACCAGATGTCACGAACCTCCGTAAGCCCTCTTCCGTCGATCCGGCGCTGGTCGCTGAGAATCATCTCACGCATCACTTCCTTTTCCACGACCCCAACAGCCTGCTTGATATGCCCGGCCGTGAATCCGTCATCGGTCGCATCGGCGCGAGAACTTCCCGCCTCAGGATTTTCGGCACCGAGAAGTTGATCCAGGGTCCAATCCTTGATTTCTGATATCCCACCGTAGAACTCGTCCTTGCTGTAAGGCCGACGAATGTGCTCGTCGATGCGTTGCGCGACGAGATCACGAACGCGATCAACCAGGGTAGCAGGAACAGACACCGATGTGTACTCGAGTGGCTTCGGCACACCGGCCTCCTGAACAAGTTCGTCCTGGGCCACGCAGAGTAGACGGATAGCGTCGTGGGCAACATCGAGTGCTTCGAGAACGTCGTCCTCCGACACCTCGTTCATCTCGCCCTCGACCATCACTATCGCGTCCTTGCGTCCTGCGACTATAAGGTTGAAGTCGCTCTCCGCCAGTTCGGTTATAGTCGGATTGATGATGAACCGATCGTTCACCCGGCCAACACGCACCTCTGCGATTGGCCCCTGGAATGGCGCACCGGTTAACATCAGAGCCGCAGACGCGGCCAGTCCGGCAAGAACATCAGCGTCATTCTCGTCATCCGCCGAAATCACGTAGCAGATGATCTGGACTTCGTTGAAGAAGCCATCGGGGAACAGCGGCCGAATGGCTCGATCGACAAGCCTCGAGGTCAACACCTCCTTGTCGGACGGCCGTCCTTCCCGCTTGATAAAGCCGCCGGGTATCTTCCCTGCGGACGAAAATTTCTCTCGGTAGTCTACGGTCAATGGGAAGAAATTCTGTCCTTCCCTCACGTAGTCCGTAGCCACAGCCGTACAGAGCACCATGGTATCACCAAGGCGTGCTACTACGGCACCTCCGGCCTGCCTTGCAAGGCGACCGGTCTCAAGGGAAATCACTTTCCCCGGCGCAAATTCAACTTGTTTCAGTGTTGCTTTCGACATTTCTACTCCTCTTCCAATCAGGTCATTTCGGTCGAATGTCGACCCCGGGTGTGGCAGTCCAGGAGTTTGTGAATCTCCGTGAAGCCAGACGCGCTGTCTCTATCGACGCATAAAACGACGGCACCCCGGGAATGAGGTGCCGACGCAGAATCTACTTTCGTATTCCAAGCTGCTCAATAATCGTTCGGTACCTGGATATGTCTCTATCCATCAGGTAGTTGAGCAACCGACGCCTCTTACCGACGAGCTTAAGTAAGCCGCGGCGTGTCGAGTGATCTTTGGGATGGCGCTGAAGATGCTCTGTAAGAGCCTTGATCCGCTCGGAAAAGATGGCAATCTGGACCTCCGCCGAACCGGTGTCCGTTTCGCTTTTGCCAAAGGAGCCGACAAGCTCCAATTTTCCTTCTTTCGTTATCACGTGAGATTATCCTCTTTAGATTAATACCATGCTAAAGAAGACAACGCGCCGGATATTTCCGGAGCGTATGCCTGCTCGGCCTAATTTTTTAAGATACGCTGGTAAGTGCCCGCCTGCAACGCAACTCATCCTCCTTAAGTTGCTCCTTCAGGGCTTCCATTCCGTCGAATTTGCGCTCATCACGAATTCTTTCGACGAATTCTACTTGAAGGGATTGTCCGTATAGCGTCCGGTCCATGTCGAACACGTGAACTTCCAGCCTCATACCGGCTCCGTCGAACGTCGGCCTGAAGCCAATATTCATCATCCCGTCGAACGGAGTGGCCGAGTCTGCTATGATCACCTTGACCGCGTATACGCCTCGCTGAGGAACGAGCTTGCGCCGATTGCCCAGGGATATGTTCGCCGTCGGGAACCCGATAAGGTGCCCTCGCCCGTCGCCCTTCACGACCTCCCCTGAGACGGAGTATCGCCTCCCAAGCAGCAG
The DNA window shown above is from Rhodothermales bacterium and carries:
- a CDS encoding polyribonucleotide nucleotidyltransferase, whose translation is MSKATLKQVEFAPGKVISLETGRLARQAGGAVVARLGDTMVLCTAVATDYVREGQNFFPLTVDYREKFSSAGKIPGGFIKREGRPSDKEVLTSRLVDRAIRPLFPDGFFNEVQIICYVISADDENDADVLAGLAASAALMLTGAPFQGPIAEVRVGRVNDRFIINPTITELAESDFNLIVAGRKDAIVMVEGEMNEVSEDDVLEALDVAHDAIRLLCVAQDELVQEAGVPKPLEYTSVSVPATLVDRVRDLVAQRIDEHIRRPYSKDEFYGGISEIKDWTLDQLLGAENPEAGSSRADATDDGFTAGHIKQAVGVVEKEVMREMILSDQRRIDGRGLTEVRDIWSEVGYLPRVHGSAIFTRGETQVLASVTLGTKKDVQPVDQVFDTNDKRFYLHYNFPPFCTGEAKFLRGSTRREIGHGILAERALSRQLPSVEEFPYTVRLNADVLESNGSSSMASVCAGTLAMMDGGIPIRKPVSGIAMGLISDGSRTVILSDILGTEDHLGDMDFKVTGTRDGVTACQMDIKIDGLSRDIMRNALLQAREGRDHIMERMLETLPEARTDLSPHAPRLTQFTIDTDYIGAVIGPGGKIIQGLQRDTNTIIEIEERDGLGYVTVAATNSEDADKAINIIRSIASTPEAGQDYVGTVRNIQSFGAIVEIAPGKEGLLHISELDYGFVDNVEDYVAVGDEVTVRLVEVRDDGKLRLSRKPFLEKPEGYEEREQRPQRSGGGGRSGGGRNGERRGGGGRGRRDNRGGGNRN
- the rpsO gene encoding 30S ribosomal protein S15, translated to MTKEGKLELVGSFGKSETDTGSAEVQIAIFSERIKALTEHLQRHPKDHSTRRGLLKLVGKRRRLLNYLMDRDISRYRTIIEQLGIRK